One window of the Archangium primigenium genome contains the following:
- a CDS encoding nuclear transport factor 2 family protein: MTAFTERVAHAFSVHDTPQELPFEELLALYAPDIHFIDPFHDLHGKEDFSRMMGTLRSRLTMRFQNVTVVGTDAHFCMNWTMLMGLKVGPKIPVPGITEFRSRDGQLIYQRDAWDTLSPFINVIPGAGPLYRGIAQALFG, encoded by the coding sequence ATGACCGCCTTCACCGAACGCGTCGCCCACGCCTTCTCCGTCCACGACACGCCCCAGGAACTCCCCTTCGAGGAACTCCTCGCGCTCTACGCCCCGGACATCCACTTCATCGACCCCTTCCATGACCTGCATGGCAAGGAGGACTTCTCCCGGATGATGGGGACGCTGCGCTCGCGCCTCACCATGCGCTTCCAGAACGTCACCGTCGTGGGCACCGACGCGCACTTCTGCATGAACTGGACGATGCTCATGGGTCTCAAGGTGGGTCCCAAGATCCCCGTGCCCGGCATCACCGAGTTCCGTTCCCGCGACGGCCAGCTCATCTACCAGCGCGACGCCTGGGACACGCTCAGCCCCTTCATCAACGTCATCCCCGGCGCGGGGCCGCTCTACCGGGGCATCGCCCAGGCCCTGTTCGGGTAG
- a CDS encoding FG-GAP repeat domain-containing protein, which yields MTMKRWSKWARLGVLMGAGVSSGCGGVDPAPVSQVPTPVPSGEESPTTPPASATQPPTEGPPSTPEPTPPPVAEPEAPPAAGGTRRDWLLASFFAGVSPKGIAVGDFNHDGAPDLAINAEGRNHASQYVNRTGEFLLLLNDGRGGLGTVAQRRALPHASGGRIAVGDAQGDGHLDVLLGGRESARLLLGDGTGAFSAESLRVGQGVSSRVGFWSGGAEGAFLWAVGNWKDTNEGRYQGSDFGVLRSQGTTPLASATLQDETGARLFSDIEHNVSAVVADFNEDGLADIAFSSALNKARGTLPLYLGAGVGRVRAGGLLPWNGARQVYGADFNQDGHMDVLAMMDTWVLRVFLGDGQGGFAEASSVTLEREADDVAVVDLGPDAAPDVVALHGRAGMVSLLRGDGQGALVPHAQLRVGRAPSAAATVDLDGNGSRELLVAEADDNTVSVYAIPDAPVLESPSDSLCPWGASPRPSLSPAIVQPLFDLSRAGPLSDLTSGDFDGDGRTDLALAPRGSGIVWVSNPGDGTFPVQSLMDSYTVEQLRAGDFDGDGRSDLAAVMHREGSPWTTRLLWNDAAKPFSTFLVLGDSAGEVLAADFNRDGRMDLAATLLERESSARSMRFTHLGQRSFRADALGDRNPDPDAYHPGADGLLAGDFDGDGLLDAVHQSLGINLNLTSADGRIRAGYGFLSAMSYRESFHGGVADVNGDGRTDLVYTSEDFGQVWLYPGDGRGSLGAPILCAPPLHNKTLTVEDLNGDGFVDIAGTSVEGTELWLSLGTGPGRWGPLQRYAAGDAIQKVWPVNLVGDARPELVVLSRSGQLRVFPTPAY from the coding sequence ATGACGATGAAGCGATGGTCGAAGTGGGCGCGCCTGGGTGTGCTCATGGGCGCGGGCGTGTCCTCGGGGTGTGGGGGCGTGGACCCGGCGCCTGTCTCCCAGGTGCCGACCCCTGTCCCGTCGGGTGAGGAATCGCCCACGACTCCCCCCGCTTCGGCGACGCAGCCCCCCACCGAGGGTCCGCCCTCGACACCGGAGCCGACACCGCCGCCAGTGGCCGAGCCGGAGGCGCCACCCGCCGCGGGAGGCACCCGGCGGGACTGGCTGCTCGCCTCGTTCTTCGCGGGCGTGTCCCCCAAGGGCATCGCGGTGGGCGACTTCAACCACGATGGCGCGCCCGACCTGGCCATCAACGCGGAGGGCCGTAATCACGCCAGCCAGTACGTGAACCGCACCGGGGAGTTCCTCCTGCTGCTCAACGATGGGCGCGGAGGACTCGGGACGGTGGCGCAGCGGCGGGCCTTGCCTCATGCGTCCGGGGGCCGCATCGCGGTGGGCGATGCGCAAGGCGATGGCCACCTGGATGTGCTGCTGGGCGGTCGCGAGTCCGCGCGGTTGTTGCTGGGCGACGGAACGGGCGCCTTCTCCGCCGAGTCCCTTCGCGTGGGCCAGGGCGTCTCCTCCCGTGTGGGCTTCTGGAGTGGAGGGGCGGAGGGCGCATTCCTCTGGGCCGTGGGCAATTGGAAGGACACGAACGAGGGGCGGTACCAGGGGTCTGATTTTGGTGTGCTCCGGTCTCAGGGCACCACTCCGCTCGCCTCCGCCACGCTCCAGGACGAGACCGGTGCCCGGCTCTTCTCCGACATCGAGCACAACGTGTCGGCCGTGGTCGCGGACTTCAACGAGGATGGGCTCGCGGATATCGCGTTCTCCTCGGCGCTCAACAAGGCGCGAGGCACGCTCCCGCTCTATCTCGGAGCCGGGGTGGGGCGGGTCCGCGCGGGCGGCCTCCTGCCCTGGAACGGTGCCCGCCAAGTGTATGGCGCGGACTTCAACCAGGATGGCCACATGGACGTCCTCGCGATGATGGACACGTGGGTGCTCCGGGTGTTCCTGGGCGATGGCCAGGGCGGCTTCGCCGAGGCGTCCTCGGTGACGCTCGAGCGCGAGGCGGATGACGTCGCCGTGGTGGACCTCGGCCCCGACGCCGCCCCCGATGTCGTGGCCCTGCATGGCCGCGCGGGCATGGTGTCGCTGCTGCGGGGGGATGGCCAGGGCGCGCTCGTGCCGCATGCGCAGCTGCGCGTGGGCCGGGCCCCGAGCGCCGCCGCCACCGTGGACCTGGACGGCAACGGCTCGCGGGAACTCCTGGTGGCGGAGGCGGACGACAACACCGTGTCCGTGTATGCCATTCCAGACGCGCCCGTTCTCGAATCGCCCAGCGACTCCCTGTGTCCGTGGGGCGCCTCTCCGCGGCCGTCCTTGTCTCCGGCCATCGTTCAACCCCTGTTCGACCTGTCACGAGCCGGGCCCCTTTCGGACCTGACCTCCGGGGACTTCGATGGGGACGGGCGGACAGATCTCGCGCTCGCGCCGCGCGGCTCGGGAATCGTGTGGGTGTCCAACCCGGGGGATGGCACTTTTCCCGTCCAGTCCCTCATGGATTCCTACACGGTGGAGCAGCTCCGCGCGGGCGACTTCGACGGAGACGGACGGAGTGATCTCGCGGCGGTCATGCATCGGGAGGGCTCGCCCTGGACCACCCGCTTGCTGTGGAATGACGCGGCGAAGCCCTTCTCGACGTTCCTCGTCCTGGGAGACTCGGCCGGCGAGGTGCTGGCGGCGGACTTCAACAGGGATGGCCGCATGGACCTGGCGGCCACGCTGCTCGAGCGGGAGTCCTCCGCGCGGTCGATGCGCTTCACCCACCTGGGCCAGCGCTCCTTCCGCGCGGACGCTCTGGGGGACCGCAATCCGGACCCCGATGCCTATCATCCGGGCGCCGACGGTCTGCTCGCTGGCGACTTCGACGGAGACGGTCTGCTGGATGCCGTTCATCAGAGCCTGGGAATCAATCTCAACCTCACCTCGGCGGATGGCCGCATTCGGGCGGGATATGGGTTCCTCTCCGCCATGAGTTACAGGGAGAGCTTCCACGGTGGGGTCGCGGATGTGAATGGCGATGGCCGGACGGATCTGGTCTACACCAGCGAAGATTTTGGCCAGGTGTGGCTGTATCCCGGCGATGGGCGGGGCTCGCTGGGCGCGCCCATCCTGTGCGCGCCGCCCCTGCACAACAAGACGCTCACGGTGGAGGATCTGAACGGCGATGGCTTCGTGGACATCGCGGGCACGTCCGTCGAGGGGACCGAGCTGTGGCTCTCGCTGGGCACGGGTCCCGGCCGGTGGGGTCCCCTCCAGCGCTACGCGGCCGGTGACGCGATCCAGAAGGTGTGGCCCGTGAATCTGGTGGGCGATGCGCGTCCGGAACTCGTGGTGCTGTCGCGCTCGGGCCAACTGCGGGTGTTTCCCACGCCCGCGTATTGA
- a CDS encoding FAD-binding oxidoreductase, with protein sequence MRADLLAALAAVLPAEAVITDADVLEAHRYDHAGWAPAGMPRVLVRPGSTAEVQAVLRVASAHRVPVVARGAGSGLAGGCNAVDGCIVLSLTRMNRILELDTQCLFAVVQPGVINGTLKAAAAEQGLWYAPDPASWEFSSLGGNLATNAGGLCCVKYGVTGDAVLGLEVVLADGNVVRTGGRTVKNVAGYDLTRLFVGSEGTLGIITEATLRLRPKPPPATTLVAAFPSLAAAGGAVLDIMRGLKPSLLELMDRTTVRAVEKHRPLGLDVDVAALLLARSDAGGEQGVAECARMAAACEAAGATFVVQSSEQAEGEALMAARRFAFSAFEKEGTALLDDVCVPISRLPELLAAVERIAERRGVLIGTFGHAGDGNMHPTLVFNREDPDEVARAQAAFDDILVVTLDLGGTLTGEHGVGLLKRPFLERQLGATSTALHHTLKAALDPLGILNPGKLL encoded by the coding sequence ATGCGCGCGGACCTGTTGGCCGCCCTGGCGGCCGTGCTTCCGGCGGAAGCCGTCATCACGGATGCGGATGTGCTGGAGGCCCACCGGTACGACCACGCGGGGTGGGCGCCGGCGGGCATGCCTCGGGTGCTCGTGCGCCCCGGGAGCACGGCGGAGGTGCAGGCCGTGCTCCGGGTGGCCTCGGCGCACCGGGTGCCCGTGGTGGCGCGTGGCGCGGGCTCGGGCCTGGCGGGGGGGTGCAACGCGGTGGACGGCTGCATCGTGCTGTCGCTCACGCGGATGAACCGCATCCTGGAGCTGGACACCCAGTGCCTGTTCGCCGTCGTCCAGCCCGGCGTCATCAACGGCACGCTCAAGGCGGCGGCGGCCGAGCAGGGGCTCTGGTACGCGCCGGACCCGGCGAGCTGGGAGTTCTCCTCGCTGGGCGGCAACCTGGCCACCAACGCGGGCGGCCTGTGCTGCGTGAAGTACGGCGTGACGGGGGACGCGGTGCTGGGGCTGGAGGTGGTGCTGGCGGATGGGAACGTGGTGCGCACGGGCGGGCGCACGGTGAAGAACGTGGCGGGCTACGATCTGACGCGCCTGTTCGTCGGCTCCGAGGGCACGCTGGGCATCATCACCGAGGCCACCCTGCGCCTGCGGCCCAAGCCCCCTCCGGCGACGACGCTGGTGGCGGCGTTCCCCTCGCTCGCGGCGGCGGGCGGGGCGGTGCTGGACATCATGAGGGGCCTCAAACCCTCGCTCCTGGAACTGATGGACCGGACCACGGTGCGCGCCGTGGAGAAGCACCGGCCCCTGGGACTGGACGTGGACGTGGCGGCGCTGCTCCTGGCCCGCTCGGACGCGGGGGGCGAGCAGGGCGTGGCCGAGTGCGCGCGGATGGCGGCGGCGTGCGAGGCGGCGGGCGCGACCTTCGTCGTCCAGTCCTCCGAGCAGGCCGAGGGCGAGGCGCTGATGGCGGCCCGGCGCTTCGCCTTCTCCGCGTTCGAGAAGGAGGGGACGGCGCTGCTCGATGACGTGTGCGTGCCCATCTCCCGCCTGCCGGAATTGCTCGCGGCGGTGGAGCGCATCGCCGAGCGGCGGGGCGTGCTGATCGGCACGTTCGGACACGCGGGGGACGGCAACATGCACCCCACGCTCGTGTTCAACCGGGAAGACCCGGATGAAGTGGCGCGGGCCCAGGCGGCGTTCGACGACATCCTCGTGGTGACGCTCGACCTGGGGGGCACCCTCACCGGGGAGCACGGGGTGGGCCTGCTCAAGCGGCCCTTCCTGGAGCGCCAGCTGGGCGCGACGTCCACGGCGCTGCACCACACGCTCAAGGCGGCGTTGGATCCGCTCGGTATCCTCAACCCGGGCAAGCTGCTGTGA
- a CDS encoding OPT family oligopeptide transporter, whose translation MTAPVSPSPQQLRIQPEPVPPSAPPPEKEDPERYWLEHVYQGGARQLTVRAVIAGMLIGAVMCLSNLYVILKTGWSLGVTLTACILAFATFGMLRGVGLVRDDFTTLENNAMGSVASAAGYMTGGGNMAAVPALLMLTGALPPSGWLVAWFAAVSALGVFAAIPIKRQLINIEQLPFPTGTATAETLQALHGHDERSRGKARYLGIAGLIGAAVAVWRDAKGAWLAWNLPAKLSLPFMLGGKPAGAWTLSLDLSLLLVGAGALVSFKTGWSMLVGALLTYGVLAPEMVSRGVIPEVSYKAINAWTLWTGASLLVASGLLSFAFQWRSVAKSFQALAGLFGKKTEENRDPLADIECPPSWFPLGFLVLGPVVVGLMAYLFQIPWWAGVIALPLAVVMGVIASRVTGETDTTPTKALGPVTQLLYGGLLPGNLTANIMSANATGGVGLHSADLLTDLKSGWLLGANPRQQFVAQLFGVVAGAAVVVPAFNLLVPSADVLGTEEFPAPSSLVWAGVSKMLMSGVESLPVSARIGAVCGLTLGVALVLLDRWAPKSAKPFIPSASGLGLSIVIPGASSISFFIGAAIAEVLRRRKPQLAEAAVLPVSSGFIAGESLMGIAVAMLKAFGVMPK comes from the coding sequence ATGACCGCACCCGTCTCGCCCTCGCCCCAGCAGCTGCGCATCCAACCCGAGCCCGTTCCGCCGTCGGCGCCTCCCCCCGAGAAGGAGGACCCCGAGCGCTACTGGCTGGAGCACGTCTACCAGGGGGGCGCGCGGCAGCTCACCGTGCGCGCCGTCATCGCGGGCATGCTCATTGGCGCGGTGATGTGCCTGTCCAACCTGTACGTCATCCTCAAGACGGGCTGGAGCCTGGGCGTCACCCTCACCGCGTGCATCCTCGCCTTCGCCACCTTCGGCATGCTGCGCGGCGTGGGCCTGGTGCGCGACGACTTCACCACCCTGGAGAACAACGCCATGGGCTCGGTGGCCTCGGCGGCCGGGTACATGACGGGCGGCGGCAACATGGCGGCCGTGCCCGCGCTGCTCATGCTCACCGGAGCGCTGCCGCCCTCGGGCTGGCTCGTGGCGTGGTTCGCCGCCGTGTCCGCGCTGGGCGTCTTCGCCGCCATCCCCATCAAGCGCCAGCTCATCAACATCGAGCAGCTGCCGTTCCCCACCGGCACCGCCACCGCCGAGACGCTCCAGGCGCTGCACGGGCATGACGAGCGCTCGCGCGGCAAGGCGCGCTACCTGGGCATCGCGGGCCTCATCGGCGCGGCCGTGGCCGTGTGGCGCGATGCCAAGGGCGCCTGGCTCGCGTGGAACCTGCCCGCCAAGCTGAGCCTGCCCTTCATGCTGGGCGGCAAGCCCGCCGGGGCGTGGACGCTCTCCCTGGACCTGAGCCTCCTGCTCGTGGGCGCGGGCGCGCTGGTGAGCTTCAAGACGGGCTGGTCCATGCTCGTGGGCGCGCTGCTCACCTACGGCGTGCTCGCGCCGGAGATGGTCAGCCGGGGCGTCATCCCCGAGGTGTCCTACAAGGCCATCAACGCCTGGACGCTGTGGACGGGCGCCTCGCTGCTGGTGGCCTCGGGCCTGTTGTCCTTCGCCTTCCAGTGGCGCAGCGTGGCCAAATCCTTCCAGGCGCTCGCGGGGCTGTTCGGCAAGAAGACGGAGGAGAACCGGGATCCGCTCGCGGACATCGAGTGCCCGCCCTCGTGGTTCCCCCTGGGCTTCCTGGTGCTGGGCCCCGTGGTGGTGGGGCTCATGGCCTACCTCTTCCAGATTCCCTGGTGGGCGGGCGTCATCGCCCTGCCGCTGGCGGTGGTGATGGGCGTCATCGCCTCGCGCGTCACGGGCGAGACGGACACCACGCCCACCAAGGCGCTCGGGCCGGTGACGCAGCTGCTCTACGGCGGCCTGCTCCCGGGCAACCTCACCGCCAACATCATGAGCGCCAACGCCACGGGCGGCGTGGGGCTGCACTCGGCGGACCTGCTCACGGACTTGAAGTCCGGCTGGCTGCTCGGGGCGAATCCCCGCCAGCAGTTCGTCGCGCAGCTCTTCGGCGTGGTGGCGGGGGCGGCGGTGGTGGTGCCCGCCTTCAACCTGCTCGTGCCGAGCGCGGACGTGCTGGGCACCGAGGAGTTCCCCGCGCCCTCGTCGCTCGTCTGGGCGGGCGTGTCCAAGATGCTCATGAGCGGCGTGGAGTCCCTGCCGGTGTCCGCGCGCATCGGCGCCGTGTGTGGCCTCACCCTGGGCGTGGCGCTGGTGCTGCTGGACCGCTGGGCGCCCAAGAGCGCCAAGCCCTTCATCCCCTCGGCGTCGGGCCTGGGCCTGTCCATCGTCATCCCCGGGGCGAGCTCCATCAGCTTCTTCATCGGCGCGGCGATCGCCGAGGTGCTGCGCCGCCGCAAGCCCCAGCTCGCCGAGGCCGCCGTGCTCCCGGTCAGCTCGGGCTTCATCGCGGGCGAGAGCCTCATGGGCATCGCCGTCGCGATGCTCAAGGCCTTCGGGGTCATGCCCAAGTAA
- a CDS encoding FKBP-type peptidyl-prolyl cis-trans isomerase encodes MKVSKDCVVSLEYRLHLGDGKTVDSSAPGKPLAYIHGRGQIVPGLEGQLAGLSAGDARQVVVVPAQGYGEHDARGLQEVPRTMFPPGAPLEPGLSISAQTADGDVIPITIRELKGDTVVVDLNHPLAGKTLHFDVTVHEVRQATAEELEHGHAHGPGGAHEH; translated from the coding sequence ATGAAGGTGTCCAAGGATTGCGTGGTCTCGTTGGAGTATCGGTTGCATCTCGGTGACGGGAAGACCGTCGACTCGAGCGCCCCCGGCAAGCCCCTGGCCTACATTCATGGACGGGGGCAGATCGTCCCGGGGCTGGAGGGCCAGCTGGCCGGCCTGTCCGCGGGGGACGCCAGGCAGGTGGTGGTGGTGCCCGCCCAGGGCTACGGCGAGCACGACGCCCGGGGCCTGCAGGAAGTGCCCCGCACCATGTTCCCCCCGGGCGCGCCGCTCGAGCCCGGCCTGAGCATCTCCGCGCAGACGGCGGACGGCGACGTCATCCCCATCACCATCCGCGAGCTCAAGGGCGACACGGTGGTGGTGGACCTGAACCACCCGCTCGCCGGCAAGACGCTGCACTTCGACGTGACGGTGCACGAGGTGCGTCAGGCCACCGCCGAGGAGCTGGAGCACGGCCACGCCCACGGTCCGGGCGGCGCGCACGAGCACTGA
- a CDS encoding dicarboxylate/amino acid:cation symporter: MKQHQKMLLGIVIGTGAGILANLVAHGAPWLEWVVTNITSLVGTLFLRMLLMLVVPLLFAALVMGVCELDLKQLGRLGLRTLGYTVVVSSIAVLIGLVAVNVFQPGKGLSDEARALIQQGTAVKAAPAPSDTSVPALITAMVPNNPVKAAADGDMIALIVFALFFGVALAVTDTEGARALKGAIQGLYDVMMTLIDAVLRLAPVGVAALLFTMTARLGFGILMQVAAYVGVVLLALALHMFGVYSLSVRFLGGRNPIAFFRDCRLAIVTAFSTASSSGTLPTALKVAEENLKLPRNVSRFVLTAGSAMNQNGTALFEGVTVLFLAQVFGVTLTLPNQIVIMFICILAGIGTAGVPAGSIPVIAMILGMFKIPPEGLALVLGVDRFLDMCRTTLNVTGDLAAAVYVARGEKDPAADEPSAPKA; this comes from the coding sequence ATGAAGCAGCACCAGAAGATGCTCCTGGGCATCGTCATCGGCACGGGCGCGGGCATCCTCGCCAACCTCGTCGCGCACGGCGCGCCCTGGCTTGAGTGGGTGGTGACGAACATCACGTCGCTCGTGGGCACGCTCTTCCTGCGGATGCTGCTGATGTTGGTGGTGCCGCTGCTCTTCGCCGCGCTCGTCATGGGCGTGTGCGAGCTGGACTTGAAGCAGCTGGGGCGGCTGGGCCTGCGCACGCTGGGCTACACGGTGGTGGTGTCCTCCATCGCGGTGCTCATCGGCCTGGTGGCGGTCAACGTGTTCCAGCCGGGCAAGGGCCTGAGTGACGAGGCGCGCGCCCTCATCCAGCAGGGCACGGCGGTGAAGGCGGCCCCCGCGCCGAGCGACACCTCGGTGCCCGCGCTCATCACCGCCATGGTGCCCAACAACCCCGTCAAGGCGGCGGCGGATGGGGACATGATCGCCCTCATCGTCTTCGCGCTCTTCTTCGGCGTGGCCCTGGCGGTGACGGACACCGAGGGGGCGCGGGCCCTCAAGGGCGCCATCCAGGGGCTCTACGACGTGATGATGACGCTCATCGACGCCGTGCTGCGCCTGGCGCCGGTGGGCGTGGCCGCGCTGCTCTTCACCATGACGGCGCGCCTGGGCTTCGGCATCCTCATGCAGGTGGCGGCCTACGTGGGCGTGGTGCTGCTGGCGCTCGCGCTGCACATGTTCGGCGTATACTCGCTGTCCGTGCGCTTTCTCGGCGGGCGCAACCCCATCGCCTTCTTCCGCGACTGCCGCCTGGCCATCGTCACCGCCTTCTCCACCGCGTCCTCCAGCGGCACCCTGCCCACCGCGCTCAAGGTGGCCGAGGAGAACCTCAAGCTGCCGCGCAACGTCTCGCGCTTCGTGCTCACCGCCGGCTCGGCCATGAACCAGAACGGCACCGCGCTCTTCGAGGGCGTCACCGTGCTCTTCCTCGCCCAGGTGTTCGGCGTGACGCTGACCCTGCCCAACCAGATCGTCATCATGTTCATCTGCATCCTGGCGGGCATCGGCACCGCGGGCGTGCCGGCGGGCTCCATCCCCGTCATCGCGATGATCCTGGGCATGTTCAAGATTCCCCCCGAGGGCCTGGCGCTCGTGCTGGGCGTGGATCGCTTCCTGGACATGTGCCGCACCACGCTCAACGTGACGGGGGACCTGGCCGCCGCCGTCTACGTGGCCCGGGGAGAGAAGGACCCCGCGGCCGACGAGCCGTCCGCCCCGAAGGCCTGA
- a CDS encoding DNA-methyltransferase: MNPHPESESFRCVRADAREPGGYRHVLGETRAAFLHTDPPYCLLTRRRKGGDLRDPREHKKIDRNPIVRFETVRDYRTFTEAWMTRAVAHLTPDAPLAIWTNLLGKEPILATARALGFEHLRGEYVWGKRTTDKNANEQMLRVYEVALVLARTPAPEPRLEDPPTTWAVVGGYDDDSEAARWGNHPHHKPFSVLEPLVRTWSRPGDWVLDPFAGSGSMPAAAVRLGRKAACLEVEPEWAERVAGRLRETGAPANR, translated from the coding sequence ATGAATCCCCACCCCGAGAGCGAGTCCTTCCGCTGCGTGCGGGCCGATGCGCGCGAGCCCGGCGGCTACCGCCACGTCCTGGGCGAGACCCGGGCGGCCTTCCTGCACACGGATCCGCCCTACTGCCTGCTCACGCGCCGCCGCAAGGGGGGCGACCTGCGCGACCCCCGCGAGCACAAGAAGATCGACCGCAACCCCATCGTGCGCTTCGAGACGGTGCGCGACTACCGGACCTTCACCGAGGCGTGGATGACGCGGGCGGTGGCGCACCTGACGCCGGACGCCCCCCTGGCCATCTGGACGAACCTCCTGGGCAAGGAGCCCATCCTCGCCACGGCGCGCGCGCTGGGCTTCGAGCACCTGCGGGGCGAGTACGTCTGGGGCAAGCGCACCACGGACAAGAACGCCAACGAGCAGATGCTGCGCGTCTACGAGGTGGCGCTGGTGCTCGCGCGCACGCCCGCGCCCGAGCCCCGGCTGGAGGACCCACCCACGACCTGGGCGGTGGTGGGCGGCTACGACGACGACAGCGAGGCGGCGCGCTGGGGCAACCACCCCCACCACAAGCCCTTCTCGGTGCTGGAGCCGCTCGTGCGCACCTGGAGCCGGCCGGGGGACTGGGTGTTGGACCCCTTCGCGGGCAGCGGCTCCATGCCGGCGGCGGCGGTGCGGCTGGGCCGCAAGGCGGCGTGCCTGGAGGTGGAGCCCGAGTGGGCCGAGCGCGTCGCCGGACGACTGCGCGAGACGGGCGCCCCGGCGAACCGGTAG
- a CDS encoding TfuA-like protein produces the protein MKRPPAPVRPEDLIVFLGPSLPEAEAEALVPCRVLPPAGQGDLWRALSLRPRAIALVDGVFEAQPSVWHHEVLAALDAGVAVFGGGSMGALRAAELSGHGMVGVGAIFEAYQRGELVDDAEVALLHADAEHGFRGLTVPLVNVRHAARRAREEGVLSPEEAQALVDAALAAFYQDRTWPRLLKALGPAWSPDTRAKWATWTAPGLVDLKREDAKACLQAAAAFIASGARPAPPPDRPRAPPSSYVRRRRLVEGLCGTEDALRSTEDVLEELRAAPDAAALAEAGLRRALLAGWARSLGLSPTPEEVARAEADVWRGLGVAPEGREAWWAEQGLDAHEFRRLCEERALERLLLEHAPRLLPDGPSWDEALASEARLQGRWGRAAPARRKR, from the coding sequence GTGAAACGGCCTCCCGCTCCCGTGCGTCCGGAGGACCTCATCGTCTTCCTCGGTCCCTCGCTGCCGGAAGCGGAGGCCGAGGCGCTCGTGCCCTGCCGGGTGCTGCCGCCCGCGGGCCAGGGAGACCTCTGGCGGGCCCTGTCCTTGCGGCCGCGCGCCATCGCCCTGGTGGACGGCGTCTTCGAGGCGCAGCCCTCCGTGTGGCACCACGAGGTGCTGGCCGCGCTGGACGCGGGCGTGGCGGTGTTCGGCGGCGGCAGCATGGGGGCCCTGCGCGCGGCGGAGCTGTCCGGCCACGGCATGGTGGGCGTGGGCGCCATCTTCGAGGCCTACCAGCGGGGCGAACTGGTGGACGACGCGGAGGTGGCGCTCCTGCACGCGGACGCCGAGCACGGCTTCCGGGGGCTCACGGTGCCGCTGGTCAACGTGCGCCACGCGGCGCGCCGGGCCCGGGAGGAGGGCGTGCTCTCGCCCGAGGAGGCCCAGGCGCTGGTGGACGCGGCCCTCGCGGCCTTCTACCAGGACCGCACCTGGCCCCGGCTGCTCAAGGCCCTGGGCCCGGCGTGGAGCCCGGACACCCGGGCCAAGTGGGCCACGTGGACGGCGCCGGGCCTCGTGGACTTGAAGCGCGAGGACGCCAAGGCCTGCCTCCAGGCCGCCGCGGCGTTCATCGCCTCGGGGGCCCGCCCCGCGCCGCCGCCGGACAGGCCCCGCGCCCCGCCGTCCTCCTATGTCCGCCGCCGCCGGCTGGTGGAGGGCCTGTGCGGCACGGAGGACGCGCTGCGCTCCACCGAGGACGTGCTGGAGGAGCTGCGCGCCGCGCCGGACGCGGCGGCCCTGGCGGAGGCGGGCCTGCGCCGGGCGCTGCTCGCGGGGTGGGCGCGCTCCCTGGGCCTGTCGCCCACGCCGGAGGAGGTGGCCCGGGCCGAGGCGGACGTCTGGCGTGGGCTGGGCGTGGCCCCCGAGGGGCGCGAGGCCTGGTGGGCCGAGCAGGGCCTGGACGCGCACGAGTTCCGGCGCCTGTGCGAGGAGCGGGCCCTGGAGCGGCTCCTGCTCGAGCATGCCCCGCGGCTGCTGCCGGACGGGCCCTCGTGGGACGAGGCGCTCGCCTCCGAGGCCCGGCTCCAGGGGCGGTGGGGCCGGGCGGCCCCGGCGCGGCGCAAGCGCTAG